The Palaeococcus ferrophilus DSM 13482 genome includes a window with the following:
- a CDS encoding fluoroquinolone export ABC transporter permease subunit → MMGNLLKTSVIVGFRSYVYPIYLLVALAYGLMLLAFPEQYLPTMVPVFLILEPGLVGFMFVGTELFAEKKDGAIGALAVTPIEWRDYLLAKTLLLGALSVIASVLIMAVSTRSLYGLSYVVVGTVLASIVYTLLGVGISAKYRDLDDYFLPILGVMVVSLLPFAHYHGYLTHPLWKVLYAVPSYPALYFFKAPFVDVPTRTLAYAALGLILWAVLAYYIAKVRFYRYAVEGVR, encoded by the coding sequence ATGATGGGGAACCTGCTGAAGACAAGCGTAATCGTCGGGTTCAGGAGCTACGTCTACCCGATATACCTGCTCGTGGCGCTGGCTTACGGCCTGATGCTCCTCGCGTTCCCGGAGCAGTATCTGCCCACGATGGTGCCGGTTTTCCTCATCCTCGAGCCGGGGCTGGTTGGCTTCATGTTCGTGGGCACGGAGCTGTTCGCGGAGAAGAAGGACGGAGCCATAGGGGCCCTGGCGGTAACGCCAATCGAGTGGAGAGACTACCTCCTGGCCAAGACCCTCCTTTTGGGTGCCCTCTCGGTAATAGCCTCCGTGCTGATAATGGCCGTTAGCACGCGCTCCCTCTACGGGCTTTCCTACGTGGTCGTCGGGACGGTTCTGGCCTCCATCGTCTACACCCTGCTCGGGGTGGGAATCTCCGCAAAATACCGCGACCTCGACGATTACTTCCTCCCCATACTGGGGGTCATGGTGGTCTCGCTTCTGCCCTTCGCCCACTACCACGGCTACCTGACGCACCCGCTCTGGAAAGTCCTCTACGCAGTCCCGAGCTACCCGGCGCTCTACTTCTTCAAGGCTCCCTTCGTGGATGTCCCAACCAGGACACTGGCATACGCGGCCCTTGGATTAATCCTCTGGGCGGTTTTGGCATACTACATCGCTAAAGTCAGGTTCTACAGGTACGCTGTGGAGGGAGTGAGATGA
- a CDS encoding ribbon-helix-helix domain-containing protein translates to MGETGTDHPISVRLPGYVVEKIDELVKEKEFRSRSDFIKFAVTMALGQIMMEKARERAKRLTEEEFKEEAEEAWEKLKRGEFEEEGDEVLKALKEIDQESKRLTGARE, encoded by the coding sequence ATGGGAGAAACCGGGACAGATCACCCTATCTCCGTGAGGCTCCCCGGATACGTCGTCGAGAAGATTGACGAACTGGTAAAGGAGAAAGAGTTCAGAAGCCGCTCTGACTTCATAAAGTTCGCCGTCACGATGGCACTGGGCCAGATAATGATGGAAAAAGCACGGGAAAGGGCAAAGAGGCTCACTGAGGAAGAGTTCAAAGAGGAAGCAGAAGAGGCATGGGAGAAACTTAAACGTGGAGAGTTCGAAGAAGAAGGGGACGAAGTCCTAAAGGCTCTCAAGGAGATAGACCAAGAGTCCAAGAGGCTCACGGGTGCAAGGGAATGA
- a CDS encoding peroxiredoxin: MVVIGEKFPEVEVKTTHGVIKLPDYFAEQGKWFVLFSHPADFTPVCTTEFYAMQKRVEELRKLGVEPIGLSVDQVFSHLKWMEWIKENLGEEITFPVIADDRGDLAEKLGMIPSGATITARAVFIVDDKGTIRAIVYYPAEVGRDWDEILRLVKALKISTEKGVALPHKWPNNELIGDRAIVPPAGTVEQIKEREEAKAKGEIECYDWWFCHKKLE, encoded by the coding sequence ATGGTAGTCATAGGAGAAAAGTTTCCAGAGGTTGAGGTCAAGACCACCCACGGCGTGATAAAGCTCCCGGACTACTTCGCCGAGCAGGGCAAGTGGTTCGTGCTCTTCAGCCATCCGGCGGACTTCACGCCGGTCTGTACGACCGAGTTCTATGCCATGCAGAAGCGCGTTGAGGAGCTCAGGAAGCTCGGCGTTGAGCCCATCGGACTCAGCGTTGACCAGGTCTTCAGCCACCTCAAGTGGATGGAGTGGATAAAGGAGAACCTCGGCGAGGAGATAACCTTCCCGGTCATAGCCGACGATAGGGGCGATCTCGCCGAGAAGCTCGGTATGATACCCAGCGGCGCCACCATAACCGCGAGGGCGGTCTTCATCGTCGACGACAAGGGCACCATAAGGGCCATCGTCTACTACCCGGCCGAGGTCGGCAGGGACTGGGACGAGATCCTCAGGCTCGTCAAGGCCCTCAAGATAAGCACCGAGAAGGGCGTCGCCCTGCCGCACAAGTGGCCCAACAACGAGCTCATCGGCGACCGCGCCATAGTCCCGCCGGCCGGGACAGTCGAGCAGATCAAGGAGCGCGAGGAAGCGAAGGCCAAGGGCGAGATCGAGTGCTACGACTGGTGGTTCTGCCACAAGAAGCTCGAGTGA
- a CDS encoding ABC transporter permease, which translates to MSFVKKFGAIYKTDLKLLRRDPMLVYSVAMTLVLLLIVRYFRDRVGVYYPLLALLVLVFIPMIFGMLPGFMMADEKEEKTVQALQVIPISSETFLAYRLTWASIATAILVAISPKILDIEIPRKGLLAIIAFFLFEAWTYGLMIASLSESRMQALTVGKVLGWLLFLPPAIKLIVVWRNLSTDWSEFTAFLPTYWAYKLFEGIPKADYNSFLPGLAVHAVWLFVFVWLFKRRVL; encoded by the coding sequence ATGAGCTTCGTGAAGAAGTTTGGAGCGATTTACAAGACCGATTTAAAGCTCCTGAGGAGGGACCCGATGCTCGTTTACAGCGTGGCGATGACGCTCGTCCTCCTCCTCATCGTCCGCTACTTCAGGGACCGCGTGGGAGTTTACTACCCCCTCTTGGCCCTCCTTGTGCTGGTGTTTATTCCCATGATATTCGGCATGTTGCCAGGCTTCATGATGGCCGACGAAAAGGAAGAAAAGACGGTTCAGGCCCTTCAGGTGATCCCTATATCGAGCGAGACCTTCCTTGCCTACAGGCTGACTTGGGCTTCCATAGCAACGGCCATTTTAGTGGCCATCTCCCCAAAAATCCTCGACATCGAGATTCCGCGGAAAGGTCTGCTGGCCATAATAGCCTTCTTCCTCTTCGAGGCATGGACGTACGGCCTCATGATAGCTTCGCTCTCCGAGTCAAGGATGCAGGCGTTAACTGTGGGCAAAGTCCTCGGCTGGCTGCTCTTCCTGCCCCCAGCGATAAAGCTCATCGTGGTGTGGCGGAACCTCTCAACAGACTGGAGCGAATTCACGGCTTTCCTCCCCACGTACTGGGCTTACAAGCTCTTTGAGGGGATCCCAAAGGCCGATTATAACTCTTTCCTCCCGGGGCTGGCAGTTCACGCGGTGTGGCTTTTCGTATTCGTATGGCTGTTCAAGAGAAGGGTGCTTTGA
- a CDS encoding ABC transporter ATP-binding protein translates to MPVIEVSGVKKYYGDVRGVENLSFEVEEGEIYGFLGPNGAGKTTTVKILVKIIRDYTGDVRVFGKDLREWGKDYYNKIGVSFEFPAVYSRLTALENLEFFASFYKRHLDPMEVLKMVGLDKEADQLVAGFSKGMRKKLDIARALLPDPDILFLDEPLEGLDPASARKFKDLFLEMKENGKTIFLTTHNMYVADELCDRVAFIVDGSVRLVDNPGELKVKMGKRLVKVEYVASEEVRTTEFPLEGIGRNEEFLKIIREHEVRRINTEEPTLEEIFLKVTGRRLV, encoded by the coding sequence ATGCCGGTGATTGAGGTTAGCGGTGTTAAGAAGTACTACGGCGACGTTAGGGGTGTGGAGAACTTAAGCTTTGAGGTCGAAGAGGGCGAAATCTACGGCTTTCTCGGGCCGAACGGTGCCGGAAAAACGACTACCGTCAAAATCCTCGTCAAGATAATCAGGGACTACACCGGGGACGTCAGGGTCTTTGGAAAGGACCTCAGGGAGTGGGGGAAGGACTACTACAACAAAATCGGCGTCTCCTTCGAGTTTCCAGCGGTTTACTCCCGCCTGACTGCCCTCGAAAACCTCGAGTTCTTCGCGAGCTTCTACAAGCGGCACCTCGACCCGATGGAAGTCCTCAAGATGGTAGGGCTCGACAAGGAAGCTGATCAGCTCGTTGCGGGCTTCTCCAAGGGCATGAGAAAGAAGCTCGACATAGCGAGGGCCCTTCTCCCAGACCCGGACATACTCTTTCTCGACGAGCCGCTCGAGGGCCTCGACCCAGCTAGCGCGAGAAAGTTCAAAGACCTCTTCCTCGAGATGAAGGAGAACGGAAAGACGATTTTCCTCACGACCCACAACATGTACGTGGCCGATGAGCTTTGCGACAGGGTTGCCTTCATCGTTGACGGCTCCGTAAGGCTGGTGGACAACCCGGGCGAGCTCAAGGTAAAGATGGGGAAGAGGCTCGTTAAGGTCGAATACGTGGCGAGCGAGGAGGTGAGAACGACGGAGTTCCCGCTCGAAGGAATTGGCCGGAACGAGGAGTTCCTCAAGATCATCAGGGAGCACGAGGTCAGGAGGATCAACACGGAGGAGCCGACCCTGGAGGAGATATTCCTCAAGGTGACGGGGAGGCGGCTCGTATGA